A genome region from Euphorbia lathyris chromosome 4, ddEupLath1.1, whole genome shotgun sequence includes the following:
- the LOC136226870 gene encoding adenylyl-sulfate kinase 3-like, with translation MMMNAVGMKLKPGFASFSEPSNFAVVGVNSGRVKAVASRPKLKPMATTLNVNTLIPNGSVLEPIMTNGHPGENGNPLAKIENSTNIKWHECSIDKQDRQNLLNQKGCVIWITGLSGSGKSTVACALSQMLYQRGKLTYILDGDNLRHGLNNDLSFKAEDRVENIRRVGEVAKLFADSGVICIACLISPYRRDRDACREILPDGDFIEVFMDVPLGVCESRDPKGLYKLARAGKIKGFTGIDDPYEAPLNCEISLKCKNGDNASPIDMAGEVISYMQEKGYLQP, from the exons atgaTGATGAACGCTGTTGGGATGAAATTGAAGCCTGGATTTGCAAGCTTCAGTGAGCCCAGCAATTTTGCGGTGGTCGGAGTCAATTCCGGCCGAGTCAAGGCGGTGGCTTCAAGGCCCAAATTGAAACCGATGGCGACAACGTTGAATGTTAATACCCTTATCCCAAACGGGTCGGTTTTGGAACCCATTATGACAAATGGGCATCCAG GGGAAAATGGGAACCCGTTGGCAAAAATAGAGAATTCGACGAATATAAAGTGGCATGAATGCTCAATTGACAAACAAGATAGGCAGAATTTGCTGAATCAAAAGGGATGTGTTATTTGGATTACTGGTCTAAGTGGTTCAG GAAAGAGCACAGTAGCATGTGCTTTGAGTCAAATGTTGTATCAAAGAGGAAAGTTGACTTACATACTTGATGGAGACAACCTTAGACATGGATTAAACAACGATCTTAGTTTTAAAGCTGAAGATCGAGTTGAAAACATTCGAAGAGTTG GAGAAGTTGCAAAGTTGTTTGCAGATTCCGGTGTCATATGCATTGCTTGTTTGATCTCTCCTTATAGAAGAGATAGAGACGCTTGTCGCGAAATTTTACCCGATGGCGATTTTATTGAG GTTTTCATGGATGTTCCGCTTGGAGTTTGCGAGTCTAGAGACCCAAAAGGTCTATACAAACTTGCTAGAGCCGGGAAGATTAAAG GGTTTACTGGTATTGATGATCCTTATGAAGCACCGTTAAATTGTGAg ATATCATTGAAGTGTAAGAATGGAGACAATGCTTCACCAATTGATATGGCTGGAGAAGTAATTTCTTATATGCAAGAAAAAGGGTATCTTCAaccataa